A portion of the Polaribacter cellanae genome contains these proteins:
- the rfbB gene encoding dTDP-glucose 4,6-dehydratase, translating to MQTILITGGAGFIGANFIPYFLENNKEIKVVNLDLLTYAGNLSNLKEVKNNRRYTFVEGDICDRNLVEKLFKNHNFSGVIHFAAESHVDNSIKNPDAFVRTNVFGTFNLLNVAKNYWMDSSNNFKEGFEEARFHHISTDEVYGTLGETGLFTENTPYAPNSPYSASKASSDFMVRSYFHTYGMNVITTNCSNNYGPKQHNEKLIPTIIRKAISGEQIPIYGNGKNIRDWLYVLDHCTGIEAVYKKGTLGETYNIGGKNERNNLYIANKICEILDKIQPKENSYKNQITFVKDRPGHDFRYAIDASKLENELGWKANENFESGIVKTVKWYLEKNN from the coding sequence ATGCAAACAATTTTAATTACTGGAGGTGCAGGTTTTATTGGTGCTAATTTTATTCCTTATTTTCTTGAAAATAATAAAGAAATAAAGGTTGTAAATTTAGACTTATTAACCTATGCAGGAAATTTAAGTAATTTAAAAGAAGTTAAAAATAATCGAAGATATACTTTTGTAGAAGGAGATATTTGCGACAGAAATTTGGTCGAAAAATTATTTAAAAACCACAATTTTTCTGGAGTTATTCATTTCGCAGCAGAATCGCATGTAGATAATTCTATTAAAAACCCAGATGCATTTGTAAGAACCAATGTATTTGGAACATTTAACCTGTTAAATGTTGCTAAGAATTACTGGATGGATTCATCTAATAATTTCAAAGAAGGGTTTGAAGAGGCAAGATTTCATCATATTTCTACAGACGAAGTTTATGGAACTTTAGGAGAAACAGGTTTATTTACGGAAAACACTCCTTACGCTCCTAATAGTCCTTATAGTGCATCAAAAGCATCTTCCGATTTTATGGTTCGTAGCTATTTTCATACTTATGGAATGAATGTAATTACTACAAACTGTTCCAATAATTACGGGCCAAAACAGCATAACGAAAAATTAATTCCTACCATTATTAGAAAAGCCATTTCTGGAGAACAAATTCCCATTTATGGAAATGGAAAAAATATTAGAGATTGGCTGTATGTTTTAGACCATTGTACAGGAATAGAAGCTGTATATAAAAAAGGTACATTAGGAGAAACCTATAATATTGGAGGAAAAAACGAACGGAATAATTTATATATCGCAAATAAAATTTGCGAAATTTTAGATAAAATTCAACCTAAAGAAAACTCTTATAAAAATCAAATAACTTTTGTAAAAGATAGGCCTGGACACGATTTTAGATATGCAATCGATGCTTCTAAATTAGAAAATGAATTGGGTTGGAAAGCAAATGAAAATTTCGAATCTGGCATTGTAAAAACTGTTAAGTGGTATTTAGAAAAAAATAATTAA
- the rfbA gene encoding glucose-1-phosphate thymidylyltransferase RfbA → MKGIVLAGGSGTRLHPLTLAVSKQLMPVYDKPMIYYPISTLISARIREILIISTPQDLPLFKKLLGDGTQIGCNFQYEVQEKPNGLAEAFIIGEKFIGKDKVALILGDNIFYGSGLSSLLEANNNPDGGIVYAYHVNDPERYGVVEFDDENNVLSIEEKPLEPKSNFAVPGIYFYDNDVVRIAKNIKPSKRGELEITEINTIYLKQGKLSVQILDRGTAWLDTGTFDSLMQAGQFVQVIEERQGLKVGAIEEAAFRAGFITKQEMLAIAKPLLKSGYSNNLLKI, encoded by the coding sequence ATGAAAGGAATTGTTTTAGCAGGAGGTTCTGGTACAAGATTACACCCATTAACATTAGCTGTTAGTAAGCAGTTAATGCCAGTGTACGATAAACCAATGATTTACTATCCTATTTCTACTTTAATCTCTGCAAGAATTAGAGAAATACTTATAATTTCGACGCCACAAGATTTGCCGCTTTTTAAAAAACTATTGGGAGATGGAACTCAAATAGGATGTAATTTTCAATACGAAGTTCAAGAAAAACCGAATGGTTTGGCAGAAGCATTTATTATTGGCGAAAAATTTATAGGTAAAGACAAAGTAGCCTTAATTTTAGGAGATAATATTTTTTATGGCTCTGGTTTGTCTAGCTTATTAGAAGCAAACAATAATCCAGATGGAGGTATTGTATATGCATATCACGTAAATGATCCAGAAAGATATGGAGTTGTGGAGTTTGATGATGAAAATAACGTACTTTCAATTGAAGAAAAACCATTAGAACCAAAATCTAATTTTGCAGTGCCTGGAATTTATTTTTATGATAATGATGTGGTACGTATTGCAAAAAATATAAAACCAAGTAAAAGAGGCGAATTAGAAATTACAGAAATTAATACTATTTATCTAAAACAAGGAAAATTATCTGTACAAATTTTAGATAGAGGCACAGCTTGGTTAGATACAGGTACTTTCGATTCTCTAATGCAAGCAGGGCAATTTGTACAAGTAATAGAAGAAAGGCAAGGTTTAAAAGTTGGGGCTATTGAAGAAGCTGCCTTTAGAGCAGGTTTTATTACAAAACAAGAAATGTTAGCGATAGCAAAACCTTTATTAAAGAGTGGTTACTCGAACAACTTATTAAAAATATAA
- the rfbC gene encoding dTDP-4-dehydrorhamnose 3,5-epimerase: MKITEAFLKGCFVIEPKVFGDKRGNFFEVFNQKIFTEKTGLKVKFVQDNQSISQRGVLRGLHLQKGEFAQAKLVRVIKGKVLDIVVDVRKNSPTFGKHFSIELSEDNNKQIFVPKGFLHGFSTLEDNTIFSYKCDNYYHKEAEDGVIYNDKVLNIDWKLKKNEILLSEKDENLPSFLEFRQKII; the protein is encoded by the coding sequence ATGAAAATTACAGAGGCATTTTTAAAAGGTTGTTTTGTTATAGAACCTAAAGTTTTTGGAGATAAAAGAGGTAATTTTTTTGAAGTTTTTAATCAAAAAATATTTACAGAAAAAACAGGCTTAAAAGTAAAATTTGTACAAGATAACCAATCCATTTCCCAAAGAGGAGTTTTAAGAGGTTTGCATCTGCAAAAAGGAGAATTTGCACAAGCCAAACTTGTTAGAGTTATTAAGGGTAAAGTTTTAGATATTGTTGTAGATGTTAGAAAAAATTCACCAACGTTTGGTAAACACTTTTCTATAGAATTATCTGAAGATAATAACAAACAAATATTTGTGCCAAAAGGGTTTTTACATGGTTTTTCTACTTTAGAAGACAATACTATCTTTTCCTACAAATGCGATAATTATTATCATAAAGAAGCAGAAGATGGAGTTATTTACAATGATAAGGTATTAAATATAGATTGGAAACTAAAGAAAAACGAAATACTCTTATCAGAAAAAGACGAAAACCTTCCATCTTTTTTAGAATTTCGACAAAAAATCATTTAA
- a CDS encoding gliding motility-associated C-terminal domain-containing protein encodes MPLDSKIIKKRTPISFLLIFSTLILVSQTLEKPILQFSYVCASNSFNNFEIEIAYNTAAFNNNNVFSVELSNKDGDFSLPTVLQTISNQNSSYKFKTNVQFPKKLYGKGYKIRIKSSSPEKISPSSNAFEAYYLTSDRLILNNFTDVILCDGATKEIALNIQSAASYQWYKDGKKIGLGGPKLEVSEPGLYYTEIYYGSCYNAVISNMVEVTKLPKVVSKLKGSSKVEICSTASYVLEMTVDNPNYKYRWYKNGVRIQPAPDYKPSLTVSGNDSFGKYYVEIENENGCVGTSQEVEITEVSSNLTVDAIGDTSTYILKGETKTLKIEHSATNATVVWYKNGIEIPNSNKNQINIIDSGVYYAKVIGNGGSCSTSKNSSEFTVHKIVKFIPKITYKSTYNSCNSEKTSLKLETLKAFDSESNEYNVLENQYQYVKFQWKKRDVNLNGFTNAEISIDTFEKNGEYSLEVSSNAVNNVSNKVPVLLKTPEITIVSSSTSNKICDAKSITLGTSNNNNFTYKWLKDNLVVSNATDAEITINKPGAYQLVATGFGCSTTSNTIIITSFDASSVQLDTPLDIILGSGETKKINASGGDSYIWLDENKNVLGTGSSLEINTKGVYVLEASVNGCKVIKTISVFTNQATNIPNALTLNGDGLNDVWVLPSKYAFNKNVYVKIYNSRGKLVLETNNYQNNWPNKTLIDKNQLFFYVIKNKNKTIKKGTISVIK; translated from the coding sequence ATGCCCCTAGATAGTAAAATTATTAAAAAGAGAACCCCTATATCTTTTTTATTAATATTTAGTACATTAATATTAGTTTCTCAAACTCTTGAGAAACCAATATTGCAATTCTCCTACGTTTGTGCTTCTAACAGTTTTAACAATTTCGAAATAGAGATAGCATATAATACTGCTGCTTTTAATAATAACAATGTTTTTTCTGTAGAATTATCTAATAAAGATGGAGATTTTTCTTTACCAACTGTTTTACAAACAATTTCGAATCAGAATTCTTCTTATAAATTTAAAACGAATGTTCAGTTTCCTAAAAAACTTTATGGAAAAGGTTATAAAATAAGAATTAAATCTTCCTCTCCAGAGAAAATTAGTCCATCTTCCAATGCTTTTGAAGCCTATTATTTAACCTCTGATAGGTTAATTTTAAACAATTTTACTGATGTAATTTTATGTGATGGAGCTACCAAAGAAATTGCACTAAACATACAATCTGCTGCAAGTTATCAATGGTATAAAGATGGTAAAAAAATTGGTTTGGGCGGCCCTAAATTAGAGGTTTCAGAACCTGGTTTATATTATACCGAAATTTATTATGGATCTTGTTATAATGCTGTAATTTCTAATATGGTAGAGGTTACGAAGCTTCCAAAAGTTGTTTCAAAACTTAAGGGAAGTTCGAAAGTAGAAATTTGTTCGACAGCTTCTTATGTTTTGGAAATGACTGTAGATAACCCGAATTACAAATATCGTTGGTACAAAAACGGAGTAAGAATACAGCCTGCACCAGATTATAAGCCAAGTTTAACGGTTTCTGGTAACGATAGTTTTGGGAAATACTATGTAGAGATAGAAAACGAAAATGGCTGTGTTGGTACCTCGCAAGAAGTGGAAATTACAGAAGTTTCATCAAATTTAACTGTAGATGCTATTGGAGACACATCAACCTATATTTTAAAAGGAGAAACGAAAACATTAAAAATAGAACATAGTGCTACAAATGCAACTGTTGTTTGGTATAAAAACGGAATAGAGATTCCAAATAGTAATAAAAACCAAATAAACATTATCGATTCTGGCGTTTATTACGCTAAGGTTATTGGTAATGGAGGTTCTTGTTCTACATCTAAAAATTCTTCAGAATTTACTGTTCATAAGATTGTAAAATTTATTCCTAAAATAACATACAAATCGACATATAATTCTTGTAATTCTGAAAAAACTTCTCTGAAATTAGAGACTTTAAAAGCATTTGATTCAGAGAGTAACGAATACAATGTTTTGGAAAACCAGTATCAATATGTAAAATTTCAATGGAAAAAAAGAGATGTAAATTTAAATGGATTTACAAATGCTGAAATTTCTATAGATACTTTCGAAAAAAATGGAGAATATTCCTTGGAAGTAAGTTCAAACGCCGTAAATAATGTTTCAAACAAAGTACCTGTTTTATTAAAAACTCCTGAAATAACAATTGTTTCTTCATCAACTTCAAATAAAATTTGTGATGCTAAAAGCATTACTCTAGGTACTTCAAATAATAATAATTTTACTTATAAATGGTTGAAAGATAACCTAGTTGTTTCCAATGCAACCGATGCAGAAATTACCATTAATAAACCAGGAGCCTATCAATTAGTTGCCACAGGTTTTGGTTGTTCTACAACTTCAAATACTATAATTATTACATCTTTTGACGCTTCTTCTGTTCAATTAGACACGCCATTAGATATTATTTTAGGTTCAGGTGAAACTAAGAAAATAAATGCAAGTGGGGGAGACTCTTACATTTGGTTAGACGAAAATAAAAATGTTTTAGGAACAGGTTCTTCCTTAGAAATAAATACTAAAGGTGTTTACGTTTTAGAAGCAAGTGTTAATGGTTGTAAAGTAATTAAAACAATTTCTGTTTTTACAAACCAAGCCACTAATATACCAAATGCGCTTACTTTAAATGGAGATGGTTTAAACGATGTTTGGGTTTTGCCTAGCAAATATGCGTTTAATAAAAATGTATATGTTAAAATTTATAATTCTCGAGGTAAATTGGTGTTGGAGACGAATAACTATCAAAATAATTGGCCTAATAAAACACTAATAGATAAAAATCAGTTGTTTTTTTATGTCATAAAAAACAAAAATAAAACAATTAAAAAAGGAACAATTTCTGTAATAAAATAA
- a CDS encoding PorP/SprF family type IX secretion system membrane protein produces the protein MFKTKLLLTLLLISVSSIIFSQSNNEQLFNNFSSHNFLKHNRFFLNPTFSVARENTTYLSFLSRNKFSDFDDSPQLYVGSYSGRISEKVGVGLGVFQQNFGVFKHFGVLLNYGYQVRLSEKNALAFGFNFMYSRSGIDRNKILVNNPDPFLANFQERPLINFQPAVNLTLGSFDVGIFLENLIDYDLKAYEFITEFPDKTFSGHLMYTKQFTSETGMFKDGKLQLLSIVRKPGKNNTEFTGSLLLDLPKIGWIQSTYDHFYGTSIGVGVNISERISIGFVYEKGKNNLGITNEIGLTYNFGKHDYAKININGSSNLNTLEASISKLEENNKNKKEVNELMNSYKIRQDSINKAQKLEAEKKHLQVLKLIKSNQQNKTVEIVTNKKKEKAVAKRIISKKKSVEKAKNQEKPKKVIPKKITPKKTISKKTLTKKENIVARKQLVSNSKIKIPTKNLNGYFVIANYFSKEKNAIAFTKTMQKKGFDSKYFKHPRKNYYYVYLDSFRTNIEAQQAIDSKLNNRYTALLSVVKVNNNRVGKVLGNTSTKKTSFKKPVKKYKATKINKKPVKIKKMKSSKGLEPGYYLIVNVFSKKYYANKFLKKMEEDNLNPQFFIYPKNNYRYVYLSKKQTKKEILELYYSNINGNYTNDKWIMHIE, from the coding sequence ATGTTTAAAACCAAACTACTTTTAACGTTGCTACTTATAAGCGTTTCTTCCATTATATTTTCTCAAAGTAATAACGAGCAGTTATTTAATAACTTTTCTTCTCATAATTTTTTAAAGCACAATCGATTTTTCTTGAATCCTACCTTCTCAGTAGCAAGAGAAAATACAACCTATTTAAGCTTTTTAAGTAGAAATAAATTTTCTGATTTTGATGACTCTCCTCAATTATACGTTGGAAGTTATTCTGGCAGAATTAGCGAAAAAGTGGGTGTGGGTTTAGGAGTTTTTCAACAGAATTTTGGAGTTTTTAAACACTTTGGAGTGCTGTTAAATTACGGATATCAAGTTCGGTTAAGTGAGAAAAATGCACTTGCTTTCGGTTTTAACTTTATGTATTCCAGAAGCGGAATAGATAGAAATAAAATATTGGTAAACAACCCAGACCCTTTTTTAGCAAATTTTCAAGAACGCCCCTTAATTAATTTTCAACCAGCTGTAAATTTAACATTGGGTAGTTTCGATGTTGGAATCTTTCTTGAAAATTTAATAGACTACGATCTAAAAGCCTACGAATTTATTACAGAGTTTCCAGACAAAACATTTTCGGGACATTTAATGTATACCAAACAGTTTACAAGCGAAACCGGAATGTTTAAAGACGGGAAATTACAGCTGTTAAGTATTGTAAGAAAACCAGGTAAAAATAACACCGAATTTACAGGAAGTTTACTTTTAGACCTTCCAAAAATTGGTTGGATACAATCTACTTACGACCATTTTTACGGAACTTCAATAGGAGTTGGAGTAAATATTTCTGAAAGAATATCAATTGGTTTTGTCTATGAAAAAGGAAAAAATAATTTAGGAATTACCAATGAAATAGGGCTAACCTATAATTTTGGAAAACACGATTATGCAAAAATAAATATTAATGGTTCTAGTAATTTAAATACTTTAGAAGCATCTATATCTAAATTAGAAGAAAACAACAAGAATAAAAAAGAGGTTAACGAGCTGATGAATTCCTATAAAATTCGTCAAGATTCTATTAACAAAGCTCAAAAATTAGAAGCAGAAAAAAAGCATTTACAGGTTTTAAAATTAATTAAAAGTAATCAACAAAATAAAACTGTAGAGATTGTAACGAACAAGAAAAAAGAAAAAGCAGTAGCAAAAAGGATAATTTCTAAGAAAAAAAGTGTAGAAAAGGCTAAAAATCAAGAAAAACCAAAAAAAGTTATACCTAAAAAGATAACACCAAAGAAAACAATTTCAAAGAAAACTCTTACAAAAAAAGAAAATATTGTTGCAAGAAAGCAACTTGTAAGTAATTCAAAAATTAAAATACCTACAAAAAACCTTAATGGGTATTTTGTGATTGCAAACTACTTTTCTAAAGAAAAAAATGCAATTGCTTTTACCAAAACAATGCAAAAGAAAGGGTTCGATTCTAAATACTTTAAGCACCCAAGAAAAAACTATTATTACGTTTATTTAGATTCTTTTCGTACAAATATTGAAGCGCAACAAGCAATAGACTCTAAATTAAATAATAGGTATACTGCATTATTATCTGTCGTAAAAGTAAACAATAATAGAGTTGGAAAAGTATTAGGCAACACTTCAACAAAAAAAACCTCATTTAAAAAGCCTGTTAAGAAATATAAAGCAACTAAAATAAATAAAAAGCCAGTTAAAATTAAAAAAATGAAGTCGAGTAAAGGATTAGAACCTGGCTATTATCTTATTGTAAATGTTTTTTCAAAAAAATATTATGCAAACAAATTTTTAAAAAAAATGGAGGAAGATAATTTAAACCCTCAGTTTTTTATCTATCCTAAAAATAATTATAGATATGTGTACTTGTCCAAAAAACAAACAAAAAAGGAAATTTTAGAATTGTATTATTCTAATATAAATGGAAATTATACGAACGATAAATGGATTATGCATATAGAATAA